Within the Dolichospermum compactum NIES-806 genome, the region AATTTTGCTAAAATCGGTTTTGGGACTTCAGCAGTGTGACGTTGCATTAATACAGGCATTTCTTGCCAACAACTACGGCAAAACCAATAAGATTCAGCACCACGAATATGGTGTAAGAGTGAATCGGAACAACAAGGGCATTGAGGCATAATAGTTTTAAGTCCTTCTTTGTAAGCGGTTGGCTAAATGTAGTCATGTAATGAATTGAGATAAAATAAAACTTCTTATGTACATTCCTGAATTTTAACTCTCAAGGATGGGGGGATTGTGAGAATATTTGCAAGAACAATATATTACGTAATATTTCGCTATATTGCCTCTATATTTATTTACACTCTAAACTAGAGTAATCTTAAATGGATGAGACATCTGGTAGTAAATCCCGTCCCCTCCTCTATATCCTCGCAACATCTTTAAACTGTCCGTGCATAAACAGAATGGGTTCTGAATTAAATAACAGTAGCTATTTAAGGAATCTCAGAATATGTTGGAAATTAAACGCAACCAAGAAAATAGCCAAATTCATCAAGAAGCTTTAGTATTACCCTTTAATGCCGTAGGAATTGCAGATATTCCCTTAGTAGGTGGTAAAAATGCCTCTTTAGGGGAAATGATTCAAGAACTCAGTTCCCAAGGAGTGAAAGTTCCCACTGGATTTGCCACTACTGCTTATGCTTATAGATACTTTATTACTGCGGCTGGTTTAGAGGAAAAACTGAGGAAGATTTTTGCAGATTTAGATGTGGAAGATATGGATAATTTGCAGGAATGTGGGAAAAAAGCCAGATCATTGATGTTGGAAACCCCATTTCCGCTAGAATTACAAGGAGCGATCGCTCAATCCTATCAAAGTTTATGTCAAGAATACGGTATTAATACTGATGTGGCTGTTCGGTCTAGTGCCACAGCCGAAGACTTACCAGATGCTAGTTTTGCCGGACAGCAGGAAACCTACCTCAACGTACATGGCATCAAAGGTGTATTAGAATCTTGCCATAAGTGCTTTGCTTCTATCTTCACAGACAGGGCAATTTCCTACCGACAAATCAGAGGTTTTGATCATTTTGAAGTAGCTTTATCAGTTGGTGTCCAAAAAATGGTCCGGTCTGATTTAGCATCTTCTGGAGTCATGTTTTCCATAGACACCGAAACAGGTTTTCAAAATGCTGCTTTAATTACCGCTGCTTATGGTTTGGGTGAAAACATCGTGCAAGGTGCAGTTAACCCAGACGAATATTTAGTATTTAAACCAACTTTAAAGAAAGGATATAAACCCATTCTCCAAAAGCGGTTGGGAACAAAAGAAATTAAAATGGTTTATGATCTAGGCGGATCAAAATTAACCAAAAATATCTCCGTTCCTCAACTTGAACGTCATCAATTTGCCCTAAATGATCAAGAAATTCTCCAACTAGCTGAATGGACTTGTATTATTGAAGATCATTATTCCCAAGTCCGGGGAATGGCAACACCAATGGATATTGAATGGGCAAAAGATGGCATAACAGGTGAATTATTTATTGTCCAAGCTAGACCAGAAACAGTTCAATCGCAAAAATCAAAAACCGTCCTCAGAACTTATCAACTCCAAGAAAAAAGCAAAGTTTTATTAACAGGTCGCAGCGTTGGCGAAATGATAGGTCAAGGTAAAGCTAGAGTAATTCTAGATGTGCCGGAAATTCATCTCTTCCAAGCCGGAGAAGTGTTAGTTACTAATCGCACAGACCCCGACTGGGAACCGATTATGAAAAAAGCCAGTGCTATTGTCACTAACTCTGGGGGACGGACTTGTTTTGATGGAGAGACAAAAATTCTCACCAATCAAGGTTTTATGACCATTCAGCAAATTTATGAACAGGGATATCAAGGATTATCAACTTTAGCCCTCAACACCAACACCCATCAAATGGAATGGAAACCCATTACAGATGCCATGAAACGGACATCTAAAACAATTGGTGTGAGTGTATCTCAAACTGGGAAAGTTACAGATAATATCCTGCGATTAACTCCTGATCATAAAATGGTCAACCTGCGGAATGGTGAATATACCAAAACTGAGATTCAAGAAATGTTAGATACTCAGGAAATGGTGCTTGTATCTCAGAATATTCCCACATTAGGTGACAACAAAAATCAAGAAGCTGATTTAGCTTATCTGATTGGGGGAATCATCACAGACGGTTCAATTTACACTAGTCGAACTCATGGGGAAGTCCAGTTTATTCAAAAATGTTTACCAGAAAAACAAGCATTCATAGCTACTATGAATGACAAAATGAATGCTGTTTATGGTAAATCTTTTACTCCTTGTGAGAAAGCAGTATCTTCAGGTTATATCCGAGAAAAACAGGTAAAAGGACAAGCTACAGCTTATCGTGTTTATTCTAAAGCTATAGCTTACGACTTAAAACAAAAAGAACAACAGATTACTCAAATTCTCCTGGAAAACACTTCAGAAGTTTCTTATCACTTTTTAGGAGGTGTGATTGATGGTGATGGTTGCTATGCTAATAATCGCATTAACATCTATATCTCTGAGGAGAATCTACTACAAGCTGTGATTATTGCTTGTTTAAAAATCAATACTGTTCCTCAAGTTACTAAAAATCGTCATATCTACAATGTCCAAATTGTAGAAAAATTAGAGGAAATTTTAGAATATACCCAACGAGTTAAGGGAGAAGTTACTCCAAGAACTATTCAAACCCGGTTTTTTGCTACTAATCAACTATTTCCCAACAATGTTACCGGACAAATCAAACTTAGAAAAGATAAAAATTTATTGATCTCCGAGAAACAACTGCGGGAAATAAGCCAATTTGCAGACATTTTAAAAGGTGATTTCCGAATGCAACGAGTTGTTAAAGTTGCAGATACAGTAGACGTTGAAGTTTATAATATTACTGTTGCGGATCATCATAATTATCTGGTTTTTACGGATAAATATACTCCTGTAGTTGTTTGTAACTGTCATGCGGCAATTATTGCTAGAGAAATGGGTATTCCTGCTATTGTTGGTTGTGGAAATGCAACAGAAATATTACAAACAGGACAAGAGATTACTGTTAGCTGTGCAGAAGGGGAAACCGGTCAAGTTTACTCAGGTTTATTAAACTTTGAAATTCAAGAATTACCATTAGATAACTTGCCTCGAACCCGCACTAAAATTATGATGAATGTGGGTAATCCTGAAGAAGCTTTAGGTTTGACCGCAATTCCTAATGATGGTGTTGGTTTAGCCAGAATGGAATTTATCATTGCTAACCATATTAAAGCCCATCCTTTAGCATTATTACATTTTGATGAACTAGAAGACGAACTTGCCAAATATAAAATTAGCGAATTAACGGCACAATATGAAGATAAAGCCGAATTCTTTATTGCTAAATTAGCGCAAGGTATAGGCACAATTGCCGCAGCATTTTATCCCAAACCGGTAATTGTGCGTTTGTCTGATTTCAAAAGTAATGAATATGCAAACCTTTTAGGTGGTAGACAATTTGAACCCAAAGAAGAAAATCCCATGCTTGGTTGGCGTGGTGCTTCCCGTTATTATGATCCTCGTTATCGTGAAGGTTTTGCATTAGAATGTCAGGCAATGAAACGGGTACGAGAAGAAATGGGTTTAACCAATATGATTCTCATGATTCCCTTTTGTCGCACTCCCGAAGAAGGAAAACAGGTATTAGCAGAAATGGCAAAAAATGGCTTAGTTAAAGGTGAAAATGGCTTGGAAGTTTACGTTATGTGCGAGTTACCAAGTAACGTTTTATTAGCTGATGAATTTAGCCAAGTCTTTGATGGATTCTCCATTGGTTCTAATGATTTAACCCAATTAACATTAGGATTAGATCGAGATTCTGAGTTAGTGGCACATTTATTTGATGAACGCAACGAAGCTGTTAAAAGAATAATAGAAAAAGCCATAACGACTGTTAAACAAAATGGTCGCAAAATTGGTATTTGTGGGCAAGCACCCAGCGATTATCCAGAATTTGCTCGTTTCTTAGTTGAACAAGGCATAGATTCTATTAGTCTCAACCCTGATTCTGTGATTAAGACAATGTTAGAAATTGCGAAAGCGGAAAAAGGGGAATAAGTAATAGGTGAATCGAAAATCTGCGCTTTCTG harbors:
- the ppsA gene encoding phosphoenolpyruvate synthase, translated to MLEIKRNQENSQIHQEALVLPFNAVGIADIPLVGGKNASLGEMIQELSSQGVKVPTGFATTAYAYRYFITAAGLEEKLRKIFADLDVEDMDNLQECGKKARSLMLETPFPLELQGAIAQSYQSLCQEYGINTDVAVRSSATAEDLPDASFAGQQETYLNVHGIKGVLESCHKCFASIFTDRAISYRQIRGFDHFEVALSVGVQKMVRSDLASSGVMFSIDTETGFQNAALITAAYGLGENIVQGAVNPDEYLVFKPTLKKGYKPILQKRLGTKEIKMVYDLGGSKLTKNISVPQLERHQFALNDQEILQLAEWTCIIEDHYSQVRGMATPMDIEWAKDGITGELFIVQARPETVQSQKSKTVLRTYQLQEKSKVLLTGRSVGEMIGQGKARVILDVPEIHLFQAGEVLVTNRTDPDWEPIMKKASAIVTNSGGRTCFDGETKILTNQGFMTIQQIYEQGYQGLSTLALNTNTHQMEWKPITDAMKRTSKTIGVSVSQTGKVTDNILRLTPDHKMVNLRNGEYTKTEIQEMLDTQEMVLVSQNIPTLGDNKNQEADLAYLIGGIITDGSIYTSRTHGEVQFIQKCLPEKQAFIATMNDKMNAVYGKSFTPCEKAVSSGYIREKQVKGQATAYRVYSKAIAYDLKQKEQQITQILLENTSEVSYHFLGGVIDGDGCYANNRINIYISEENLLQAVIIACLKINTVPQVTKNRHIYNVQIVEKLEEILEYTQRVKGEVTPRTIQTRFFATNQLFPNNVTGQIKLRKDKNLLISEKQLREISQFADILKGDFRMQRVVKVADTVDVEVYNITVADHHNYLVFTDKYTPVVVCNCHAAIIAREMGIPAIVGCGNATEILQTGQEITVSCAEGETGQVYSGLLNFEIQELPLDNLPRTRTKIMMNVGNPEEALGLTAIPNDGVGLARMEFIIANHIKAHPLALLHFDELEDELAKYKISELTAQYEDKAEFFIAKLAQGIGTIAAAFYPKPVIVRLSDFKSNEYANLLGGRQFEPKEENPMLGWRGASRYYDPRYREGFALECQAMKRVREEMGLTNMILMIPFCRTPEEGKQVLAEMAKNGLVKGENGLEVYVMCELPSNVLLADEFSQVFDGFSIGSNDLTQLTLGLDRDSELVAHLFDERNEAVKRIIEKAITTVKQNGRKIGICGQAPSDYPEFARFLVEQGIDSISLNPDSVIKTMLEIAKAEKGE